The proteins below are encoded in one region of Streptomyces roseirectus:
- the argC gene encoding N-acetyl-gamma-glutamyl-phosphate reductase, whose amino-acid sequence MVVRAAVAGASGYAGGEALRLLLAHPEVEIGTLTGNSNAGQKLGALQPHLWPLADRVLEETTAKTLAGHDVVFLALPHGQSAAVAEQLGPDVLVVDMGADFRLKNAGDWERFYGSPHAGTWPYGLPELPGGRAALEGSKRIAVPGCYPTAVSLALFPAYAAGLVENQAIVVAASGTSGAGKAPKPNLLGSEVMGSMSPYGVGGGHRHTPEMIQNLSAAAGEPVTVSFTPTLAPMPRGILATCSAQARPGVTAETVRAAYEKALADEPFVHLLPEGQWPATASVQGSNAVHIQVAYDEAVDRVIAISAIDNLTKGTAGGAVQSMNIALGLPEELGLSTIGVAP is encoded by the coding sequence ATGGTGGTACGTGCGGCGGTAGCCGGGGCGAGTGGGTATGCGGGCGGTGAGGCGTTGCGTCTGCTGCTCGCGCACCCGGAGGTCGAGATCGGCACGTTGACCGGGAACTCCAACGCGGGACAGAAGCTCGGGGCGTTGCAGCCGCACTTGTGGCCGTTGGCGGACCGGGTGCTGGAGGAGACGACGGCGAAGACGCTGGCGGGGCATGACGTCGTGTTTCTGGCGCTTCCGCACGGACAGTCCGCAGCCGTCGCCGAACAACTCGGCCCGGATGTCCTCGTCGTCGACATGGGTGCCGACTTCCGACTGAAGAACGCCGGCGACTGGGAGAGGTTCTACGGCTCCCCGCACGCCGGTACCTGGCCGTATGGCCTGCCCGAACTCCCGGGTGGCCGCGCCGCGTTGGAGGGGTCCAAGCGCATCGCGGTCCCCGGTTGCTACCCGACCGCCGTCTCGCTCGCCCTGTTCCCGGCCTACGCCGCCGGCCTCGTGGAGAACCAGGCGATCGTCGTCGCCGCGTCCGGCACCTCCGGCGCGGGCAAGGCGCCGAAGCCGAACCTGCTGGGCAGCGAGGTGATGGGCTCGATGTCGCCGTACGGCGTCGGCGGCGGCCACCGCCACACCCCCGAGATGATCCAGAACCTGAGCGCGGCGGCCGGCGAGCCGGTCACCGTCTCGTTCACCCCGACCCTCGCCCCCATGCCGCGCGGCATCCTCGCGACGTGCAGCGCGCAGGCGAGGCCCGGCGTCACGGCGGAGACCGTCCGCGCGGCCTACGAGAAGGCCCTCGCCGACGAGCCGTTCGTACACCTGCTGCCCGAGGGCCAGTGGCCCGCGACGGCGTCGGTGCAGGGCTCGAACGCGGTCCACATCCAGGTCGCGTACGACGAGGCCGTGGACCGCGTCATCGCGATCAGCGCCATCGACAACCTGACGAAGGGCACCGCCGGCGGTGCCGTCCAGAGCATGAACATCGCCCTCGGTCTCCCCGAGGAGCTGGGTCTTTCCACGATCGGAGTCGCACCGTGA